A region from the Halobacillus mangrovi genome encodes:
- a CDS encoding ferritin family protein, producing the protein MQTNSNEVLSFNGEQDRVNKDTKLVQDIKKAIDGEFSAISCYKQLAENAPLADEMRQIREIRQDEIRHFQDFSQIYTSITGEKPSPQLTEECPTDYRKGLETAFFDEQQTSEFYLDIVDQAKDSKIKDIFRRAAADEQNHAVWFLYYLNRPQFHDNSNRQNEEGYGAKGALNAEELTFSQALIYAIQDEYLAQSRYSNILDNFGEILTFTRIKQAELRHIEALLTLFERYQIPVPEDDSAQFVSTPENVKDAYRKGVVGEIDNIAMYDRFLSFQLPEDARIVFTQLRNASVNHLEAFRRGLARG; encoded by the coding sequence ATGCAGACCAATTCCAATGAAGTGCTTTCTTTTAATGGTGAGCAAGATCGAGTCAATAAAGATACGAAACTCGTACAGGATATTAAAAAAGCGATCGATGGGGAATTTAGTGCTATCAGCTGTTATAAACAATTAGCTGAGAATGCTCCTCTAGCCGATGAGATGAGACAGATACGTGAAATAAGACAAGATGAGATTAGGCATTTTCAAGACTTCAGTCAAATCTATACTTCCATAACTGGTGAAAAACCGTCTCCTCAACTTACGGAGGAGTGTCCAACAGATTATCGAAAAGGATTGGAAACGGCATTTTTTGACGAACAACAAACGTCGGAATTTTACTTGGATATCGTGGATCAAGCAAAAGATTCGAAGATTAAAGACATTTTCCGGCGAGCGGCAGCAGATGAACAAAATCACGCTGTTTGGTTTCTCTATTACTTAAATCGACCACAGTTCCATGATAATTCGAATAGGCAAAACGAGGAAGGTTATGGTGCAAAAGGTGCGTTGAACGCAGAGGAGCTTACTTTTTCTCAAGCTTTAATCTATGCAATTCAAGATGAATATTTGGCACAATCAAGATACAGTAACATCCTTGATAATTTTGGGGAAATCCTTACTTTTACAAGAATAAAACAAGCGGAGCTTCGTCACATTGAAGCTTTACTTACTTTATTTGAACGTTATCAAATTCCTGTACCTGAAGATGATTCTGCTCAGTTTGTATCAACACCTGAAAATGTGAAAGATGCGTATCGAAAAGGTGTGGTTGGCGAGATAGATAACATCGCTATGTATGATAGATTCTTGTCTTTTCAGCTTCCTGAAGATGCCAGAATTGTTTTCACTCAACTCAGAAATGCTTCAGTCAATCATCTTGAAGCTTTTCGCAGAGGATTAGCCAGAGGATAA
- a CDS encoding GNAT family N-acetyltransferase, with protein sequence MRIREACPEESDCLSEIAIQSKAYWGYDDWFLNSCKSDLTLTERYIKQNPTFVLESNNEIHGFYSILLVKHRLDHFFISPKSIGQGYGRKLWQHMVEICTMWNFSSLTIESDPHAEGFYYKMGANWIGETESTVFPSRNLPLLEVIFDHDHNFRNEEKMRELILQYAKLHEPIRGAIMNGSRVNPNVTPDRFQDYDIVYFVTDVEPFKQEKNVLPHFGEVMLIEKPEDKILPAPLADGRFTYLIQFMDGNRIDMQFVAVENIEEKLQDSLTEILLDKDQIFPDLPSPSERSYWIKPPTEKLYQDCCNSFIWGLGSHIPKTIWRKELPLLMTLIDGVLREPLIHMLKWKVGHDNGYRVSVGKAGKNLEQWVEPELWSRFIDTYPDSNYDRIWSSLFAFHDLFLDTALEVGRAHGYTFPIEEMDRAIKFLKNVRQTANKNP encoded by the coding sequence ATGAGAATAAGAGAAGCATGTCCAGAAGAATCTGATTGCTTGAGTGAGATCGCCATCCAGTCTAAAGCTTACTGGGGCTATGATGACTGGTTTTTAAACAGTTGTAAAAGTGATCTTACTCTTACAGAGCGTTACATAAAACAAAACCCTACATTTGTGCTTGAATCAAACAATGAAATTCATGGATTCTATAGTATTTTGCTTGTGAAGCACAGGCTAGACCATTTTTTTATTTCTCCTAAATCGATTGGACAAGGCTATGGGAGAAAGCTTTGGCAGCATATGGTTGAAATATGTACAATGTGGAACTTTTCTTCTTTAACGATTGAGAGTGATCCACATGCTGAAGGCTTTTATTATAAAATGGGGGCTAATTGGATTGGGGAAACGGAATCAACCGTATTTCCAAGTCGAAATTTGCCTCTCCTTGAAGTAATATTTGATCATGACCATAATTTTCGAAATGAAGAAAAAATGAGGGAGTTAATTTTACAGTATGCTAAGCTTCATGAACCCATTCGAGGAGCGATCATGAATGGTTCCAGGGTAAACCCGAACGTGACACCAGATCGGTTTCAGGATTATGATATCGTTTATTTCGTTACAGATGTGGAGCCGTTTAAACAGGAAAAGAACGTCCTTCCTCATTTTGGAGAAGTCATGCTTATAGAGAAGCCGGAGGATAAAATTTTACCTGCCCCTCTTGCGGACGGGCGCTTTACTTACCTGATCCAGTTCATGGATGGAAATAGGATTGATATGCAATTTGTAGCTGTTGAAAATATAGAAGAAAAACTTCAAGATAGTTTGACTGAGATTTTACTGGACAAGGATCAAATTTTCCCTGACTTACCTTCTCCTAGTGAAAGAAGCTATTGGATAAAGCCTCCGACTGAAAAGCTTTATCAGGATTGTTGTAATAGTTTCATATGGGGGCTGGGCTCTCATATTCCAAAAACCATTTGGCGAAAAGAATTGCCTCTGTTAATGACTTTAATTGATGGAGTGTTACGTGAGCCTCTCATTCATATGCTGAAGTGGAAAGTTGGCCATGATAATGGGTACCGTGTTTCTGTCGGGAAAGCAGGAAAAAACCTTGAACAATGGGTGGAACCTGAACTTTGGTCAAGATTTATTGATACATACCCAGACAGTAATTACGACAGGATTTGGAGTTCGTTGTTTGCTTTTCATGATCTTTTTCTTGACACAGCATTAGAAGTAGGGCGCGCTCATGGATATACATTTCCTATTGAAGAAATGGACCGCGCGATCAAGTTTTTGAAAAATGTAAGACAAACCGCAAACAAAAACCCCTGA
- a CDS encoding FusB/FusC family EF-G-binding protein: protein MEAFIRSDQYNYIQDQTRNLIQGHTTTNDAAVTQALKSLTLEKVFKCFNHLNENQINLLQQVESIKDETEAIFFLSRLKQHIIPFPKLNEKEIRDLFPKVKKLKIPDINHINWNELSYLSWNDHGSNRKYFIHFQHGNYYSLRGSFKPSAQKGMCTICNEYEHVGMFTATLKGGGSDHLVRRGNYICQDSYNCNQNLKSLEPLESFIQLMKSQ from the coding sequence ATGGAAGCTTTCATTCGGTCTGATCAATACAATTATATTCAGGACCAAACGAGAAACCTTATCCAAGGCCATACGACAACAAATGATGCAGCTGTTACCCAAGCTTTAAAATCACTTACACTAGAAAAAGTGTTTAAATGCTTTAATCATCTTAATGAGAACCAGATAAATCTATTGCAGCAAGTAGAAAGCATCAAAGATGAAACGGAAGCTATATTCTTCTTATCAAGATTAAAACAGCACATCATTCCCTTCCCAAAGCTGAATGAAAAAGAAATTAGAGATTTATTCCCAAAAGTGAAAAAATTGAAAATACCGGATATAAATCATATCAATTGGAATGAGCTGTCTTATTTAAGCTGGAATGACCATGGATCCAATCGTAAGTATTTCATTCATTTTCAACACGGAAATTACTACAGCCTCAGAGGTTCTTTTAAACCTTCAGCGCAAAAAGGCATGTGTACGATCTGCAATGAGTATGAACACGTAGGAATGTTTACAGCCACATTGAAAGGCGGAGGATCCGACCATCTTGTACGACGAGGAAATTATATTTGCCAGGACAGCTACAATTGCAATCAAAATCTTAAATCATTAGAGCCGCTTGAGTCTTTCATTCAATTAATGAAAAGTCAATAA
- a CDS encoding ribonuclease H family protein — protein MNVRIQFTYLTKKGSTTTFLSEEMPAERALIIAEDIDKTDRSKDLYFPDPHGYSWTVKELKKYMKGIQTEPHNITVYFDGGYDHNSRESGLGCAIYYDQNGKSHRLRRNAFVEELFSNNEAEYAALHLAIKELEIMQVQHMPVTFVGDSQVVINQLSGEWPCLEEELTKWADRIEGKLNELGIEPEFQLVSRKRNKEADKLASQALKNIEITSLIEIENQ, from the coding sequence ATGAATGTAAGAATCCAATTTACATACCTTACCAAAAAAGGATCAACGACAACATTCCTATCAGAAGAAATGCCTGCAGAAAGAGCGTTAATCATTGCAGAAGATATTGATAAGACCGACCGTTCGAAGGATTTATATTTCCCTGACCCACATGGCTATTCCTGGACAGTGAAGGAATTGAAGAAATATATGAAAGGGATTCAGACTGAGCCTCACAATATCACTGTTTATTTTGATGGAGGGTATGATCATAACTCAAGGGAGTCAGGACTAGGGTGTGCCATTTATTATGACCAGAATGGAAAATCCCATCGACTCAGAAGAAATGCTTTCGTAGAAGAATTGTTTTCAAATAATGAAGCAGAGTATGCAGCCCTTCACCTTGCTATTAAAGAGTTGGAGATAATGCAGGTGCAACACATGCCTGTTACATTTGTTGGAGATTCACAGGTGGTCATTAATCAGTTAAGTGGTGAATGGCCTTGTTTAGAAGAAGAACTTACAAAGTGGGCGGACAGAATCGAAGGTAAATTGAATGAATTAGGAATTGAACCGGAATTTCAACTTGTTTCACGAAAAAGGAACAAAGAGGCAGATAAACTGGCTTCCCAGGCTTTAAAAAATATAGAAATAACAAGTCTCATTGAGATAGAGAATCAATAG
- a CDS encoding outer membrane protein assembly factor BamB family protein, with product MKKIPFYILVILLTTISAPSLAGATYGPEEWLEYRLNDENNPVSNQEGVDPLSSTTFQTGDEIRSTPVVVQDRMFTGNHNTGELFAFDIHTGEQLWKNKAPNWVHSEMIYHDGTVYVGYGNRFFQDSALRGTEESGVMAFNAENGEVKWKHITDGEVMPTPLFHDGYVYAATGDTHLYKLDAKTGKEAAKIKLGSVVSMSSPNYSNGNIYVGGGGPKPYTFYSVNIENESIEWKTEFEDVYAGLDDVPPAISDQIAVTTALENPKPMKYREVYNQFGVVDVYKEMFKSLVGERETHPEHMIYALDTETGEVLWEDSLGIGEMVKNNKSGAPMIYDGKVFLGSPITQKFYAYNLKTGERLWDFKNTVMKAPPVASDGTVYFSNAKGFVHAMDAESGEEIGRKELGGTLAPSGPVIMNDTLIVGSQDSKVYALPTEEIRNSQDEYKEELPIEKSQLSYFSFVFGPPVILLLAIVFIIIALQRKSKGLRN from the coding sequence ATGAAAAAAATACCGTTTTATATTTTGGTAATTCTACTAACGACTATATCAGCTCCTTCGCTTGCTGGAGCTACATATGGACCGGAGGAGTGGCTTGAGTATCGATTAAATGATGAAAATAACCCAGTAAGTAATCAGGAGGGGGTCGATCCTCTATCATCAACAACCTTCCAAACAGGTGATGAAATTAGATCAACACCTGTAGTGGTTCAGGACAGAATGTTTACAGGAAATCATAATACTGGGGAGCTATTTGCCTTCGACATACATACGGGTGAACAGCTTTGGAAAAATAAGGCTCCCAACTGGGTCCATTCAGAAATGATTTACCATGATGGAACCGTTTATGTAGGCTATGGGAACCGTTTTTTTCAGGATAGTGCACTGAGGGGCACAGAAGAAAGCGGAGTGATGGCCTTTAATGCAGAGAACGGAGAAGTAAAATGGAAGCATATCACAGATGGAGAAGTGATGCCGACACCCTTATTTCATGACGGTTATGTGTATGCCGCAACAGGAGATACGCATCTCTATAAGTTAGATGCAAAGACGGGAAAGGAAGCGGCTAAAATAAAGTTGGGTTCCGTAGTCAGCATGTCCTCTCCCAACTATTCGAATGGCAATATATACGTTGGAGGCGGAGGTCCTAAACCATATACATTCTATTCTGTCAATATTGAAAATGAATCCATTGAATGGAAAACGGAGTTTGAAGATGTTTATGCAGGATTGGATGATGTGCCACCTGCTATTTCCGATCAAATTGCGGTGACGACGGCCTTAGAAAACCCTAAACCAATGAAGTATCGTGAAGTGTACAACCAGTTTGGAGTCGTTGATGTGTATAAGGAAATGTTCAAGTCTTTGGTTGGTGAGCGTGAAACTCACCCGGAACATATGATCTATGCCTTGGATACTGAAACTGGAGAAGTCTTATGGGAAGACAGCCTTGGCATTGGTGAGATGGTTAAGAATAACAAATCAGGTGCACCGATGATTTATGATGGAAAAGTATTTCTGGGAAGCCCTATCACTCAAAAATTTTATGCGTATAATCTAAAGACAGGAGAGCGGCTTTGGGATTTTAAAAATACTGTCATGAAAGCCCCGCCAGTAGCTTCAGATGGGACCGTTTATTTTTCAAATGCTAAAGGATTTGTGCATGCTATGGATGCTGAGAGTGGAGAAGAGATAGGCAGAAAAGAGCTTGGGGGGACGCTTGCCCCCTCCGGTCCAGTCATTATGAACGATACATTGATTGTAGGTAGTCAAGACAGCAAAGTGTATGCACTGCCAACCGAAGAGATTAGAAACAGTCAAGACGAATATAAGGAAGAACTGCCAATCGAAAAGAGTCAATTAAGCTACTTTTCTTTTGTGTTTGGCCCACCAGTGATCCTTTTGCTGGCTATTGTTTTTATAATAATAGCTCTCCAAAGGAAATCTAAGGGCCTTAGAAATTAA